A window of the Isosphaera pallida ATCC 43644 genome harbors these coding sequences:
- a CDS encoding WD40 repeat domain-containing serine/threonine protein kinase, translating to MGNATHFEQVSLEFLERFRRGERPQISEYAQRFPEFAEEIQDRFPLLVARELFQGPGRFPCVESLPNASCPHPNDTLPKGHPLENGSGWPRETVPPAPTEREVERGRIGDYRIVGELGRGGMGIVYEAIDLKRGGAVALKTLWSSLDQRRRDRFLREAHAARTLRHPHIVPVEEIGEDHLGRPFYTMRIIRGPTLDLVLEELRNLAYGRTPESDRLTKSPANDSSHLGSHSNSSASSSGSTPHRSDDPSTLGLDNLLNPRKPAAPLSATSVAKARAQRRLDAREIARRLWNGELPVVENRHHPPDPDPRRHYFRAVAELTLQVAEALGYAHDHGIVHRDIKPSNLLIDHTGRVFIVDFGLAKLIEPAEDLEPLTKTHEMAGTLRYMSPERFDGIQDARCDVYALGITLYEFLTLRPAFEDETPHRLMERILHEDPPRPRQLDYRVPRDLETIVLAAIAKVPGDRYPNARRMAQDLRRFRDNQPIPTRRASTSRRVWRWFERHPVKGGLSVTLALIMIFGLIGFVHDWHDSIIKDAHIQTIEQSVLTQRRLNEETHRNWRRELRHARLQSYLGHVTAAHYALTGPLNDAASAREHLKRARALTSPNTQSGPIDPSLVIPGGFELGLLENFTQGHLFEVNHDQEKDLSPLCATFHPEGAILAIGYGHRYSHNPGRDQRHGVVTLVSATSGARYSDLGNLNASPTTLAFDRSGRRLAATLIDLVDPNQPTRIGIWEWEAVESGSHADRALAIVTTRPRRFYELADAGLPAGERFGATTLAFLHDDHTLVGPGKGGVVRFWNLLTGDLTRHPWARGGSIPARRFTVNPADGSVLAELSEGRLVQWIATRRVNAIRRRFGSIDGLARSPDGRRLAVAEGAVAHVIDLNRPDPILSLNGHARTIRALRFSPDGRRLATAGDDRSVRVWDTRTGETLAIHRGHVGMVVDLCFSPDGRSLASVGEEDHVKVWDATQPSEARLLPTGERERRLELWFWDAQRLATSSQGHPWSLWNLPSNRRLAEPAMPSIAYPAFPGRLVDANPKVGYLAAVAGSAPEERCSVILFETTQGHPLARLVGHTLPIRAVTLGPSGRRLVTSAFDRGQPHRGELFLWNLGAIVASTDEPRAPSSLAPLALPIDSGQVTALAFHPSGDLLAIARQRLESLEGVTRTSCQVGLVHLESTGPSVEWLPHPHSAQVAALAWTPDGNRLLSGDLEGDLHLHDLQRRSEVRVFHQPHGIECLDVDRDGLRVAIASREAVLLWHLDAERDSLTLPYPETLPGDYAFHPRARFSPDGHLLAAIDAKGNLVVWDGRPDPDGTLRQQRRDLFFAPLQRMRWHLDQARQGMNDLEWSRLLHHLGWVGRILTTPAIPSSPQPVAVAGVAPPAPLVPVPGDGRLR from the coding sequence GTGGGAAACGCCACCCATTTCGAACAAGTGTCCTTAGAATTCTTGGAGCGGTTTCGAAGGGGAGAACGCCCCCAAATTTCGGAATACGCTCAGCGGTTCCCCGAATTCGCCGAAGAAATTCAGGATCGCTTCCCCCTGTTGGTGGCCCGCGAGCTTTTCCAAGGTCCTGGCCGTTTTCCGTGCGTCGAGTCCCTGCCCAACGCTTCTTGCCCCCATCCCAACGACACGCTGCCCAAGGGCCATCCGCTTGAGAACGGATCGGGTTGGCCTCGGGAGACGGTCCCGCCCGCCCCGACGGAGAGGGAGGTGGAACGGGGACGGATCGGCGATTATCGCATCGTCGGCGAATTAGGGAGGGGCGGCATGGGGATCGTCTACGAAGCGATCGACCTCAAACGGGGGGGGGCCGTTGCTCTGAAAACCTTGTGGTCCTCATTGGACCAGCGCCGCCGCGACCGCTTCCTCCGCGAGGCTCACGCGGCTCGGACCCTGCGCCACCCCCACATCGTGCCGGTGGAGGAGATTGGCGAAGACCACTTGGGCCGTCCCTTCTACACCATGCGAATCATCCGCGGGCCCACCTTGGACCTCGTGCTGGAGGAACTCAGAAATCTCGCTTATGGACGGACCCCGGAATCGGACCGCCTCACCAAGTCCCCAGCCAACGACTCCAGCCACCTTGGTTCGCATTCCAACAGTTCGGCCTCGTCGTCGGGCTCGACTCCACACCGATCCGACGATCCATCAACCCTAGGATTGGACAACCTGCTCAACCCCCGCAAGCCAGCCGCGCCGCTTTCGGCCACCTCGGTGGCCAAAGCCCGCGCCCAACGACGCCTGGACGCCCGTGAGATCGCTCGACGGCTCTGGAACGGCGAACTCCCAGTAGTCGAGAATCGTCACCATCCCCCTGATCCCGACCCGCGCCGCCACTACTTCCGCGCTGTGGCCGAGTTGACCCTCCAGGTCGCCGAGGCGCTGGGCTACGCCCATGATCACGGGATCGTCCACCGCGACATCAAACCCTCAAATTTGTTGATCGACCACACCGGGCGGGTTTTCATCGTCGATTTCGGTTTGGCCAAGCTCATCGAACCAGCCGAGGACCTTGAACCCCTGACCAAAACCCACGAAATGGCCGGTACTCTGCGTTACATGTCGCCGGAACGTTTCGATGGAATCCAAGACGCCCGTTGCGACGTGTACGCGCTGGGAATCACCCTCTACGAATTCCTCACCCTGCGCCCTGCCTTCGAGGACGAAACGCCCCACCGCCTGATGGAGCGGATTCTCCACGAGGATCCCCCCCGGCCTCGTCAGTTGGACTATCGGGTGCCGCGCGACCTAGAAACAATCGTGCTGGCCGCCATCGCCAAGGTTCCTGGCGACCGCTACCCCAACGCCCGCCGCATGGCTCAAGACCTGCGGCGGTTCCGCGACAACCAGCCCATCCCCACCCGGCGCGCCTCGACCAGCCGCCGCGTCTGGCGCTGGTTCGAGCGGCACCCGGTCAAGGGTGGTCTGTCGGTCACCCTGGCTCTCATCATGATCTTTGGACTGATCGGATTCGTCCACGACTGGCACGACTCCATCATCAAAGACGCCCACATTCAAACCATCGAGCAAAGCGTCCTGACCCAACGACGGCTCAACGAGGAAACCCATCGCAACTGGCGTCGGGAATTGCGCCACGCGCGGCTTCAGTCATATCTCGGCCACGTCACCGCGGCCCATTACGCCTTGACCGGCCCACTCAACGACGCCGCCTCAGCCCGCGAACATCTCAAACGAGCGCGGGCTTTGACCTCCCCCAACACCCAGTCCGGTCCCATCGATCCATCCCTGGTCATCCCAGGCGGATTCGAATTGGGCCTCCTCGAAAACTTCACCCAAGGCCATCTGTTCGAGGTCAACCACGACCAGGAGAAGGACCTCTCCCCCCTTTGCGCTACCTTTCACCCCGAAGGCGCGATCCTAGCGATCGGATATGGACACCGTTACAGCCACAATCCGGGCCGCGACCAACGCCACGGGGTAGTGACGTTAGTCAGCGCGACCAGCGGCGCGCGTTATAGCGACCTGGGCAATCTCAACGCCAGCCCCACCACGCTGGCGTTCGACCGTTCGGGCCGCCGCCTGGCGGCCACGCTGATCGACCTGGTGGATCCGAATCAACCAACGCGGATTGGGATTTGGGAATGGGAGGCCGTGGAATCAGGTTCCCACGCCGATCGGGCCTTGGCGATTGTCACCACCCGCCCCCGCCGGTTTTATGAACTGGCCGACGCCGGGCTGCCCGCAGGGGAACGCTTTGGGGCAACCACCCTGGCGTTCCTCCACGACGACCACACCCTGGTCGGTCCCGGCAAGGGCGGCGTGGTGCGGTTCTGGAACCTCCTCACCGGCGACCTCACTCGTCACCCCTGGGCGCGGGGCGGCTCCATCCCGGCCCGTCGGTTCACGGTCAATCCGGCCGACGGCTCGGTGCTGGCCGAACTCTCCGAAGGACGATTGGTCCAATGGATCGCCACGCGACGCGTCAACGCGATCCGCCGCCGCTTCGGCTCCATCGACGGTCTGGCCCGCTCGCCCGACGGGCGACGCCTGGCCGTGGCCGAAGGCGCAGTGGCTCATGTGATCGATCTGAACCGCCCCGACCCGATCCTGTCCCTGAACGGCCACGCCCGAACCATCCGTGCCTTACGCTTCAGCCCCGACGGGCGACGCCTAGCCACCGCCGGGGACGATCGCTCGGTCCGAGTCTGGGACACCCGCACCGGCGAGACCCTGGCAATCCATCGCGGACATGTCGGCATGGTCGTCGATCTTTGCTTCAGTCCCGACGGCCGCAGCCTGGCCAGCGTGGGGGAAGAGGATCATGTCAAGGTCTGGGACGCCACCCAGCCCAGCGAAGCACGCCTGCTGCCGACCGGGGAACGCGAGCGTCGGCTGGAGCTTTGGTTTTGGGACGCCCAACGTCTAGCCACCTCCAGCCAAGGCCACCCATGGAGCCTGTGGAACCTTCCATCCAACCGCCGTCTGGCCGAGCCCGCGATGCCGTCCATCGCTTACCCCGCCTTCCCCGGACGCTTGGTGGACGCCAACCCCAAGGTCGGCTACCTTGCGGCCGTGGCCGGGTCCGCTCCCGAAGAGCGCTGTTCGGTGATCCTGTTCGAGACCACCCAGGGCCACCCCCTGGCGCGGCTGGTCGGCCACACCCTGCCGATCCGAGCGGTAACCTTGGGACCAAGTGGGCGTCGGCTGGTCACCTCGGCATTCGATCGCGGCCAACCTCACCGTGGCGAATTGTTCCTGTGGAATCTCGGCGCAATCGTCGCCTCGACCGACGAGCCTCGGGCTCCGTCGTCGCTCGCGCCCTTGGCCTTACCGATCGATTCCGGTCAGGTCACCGCCTTAGCGTTCCACCCCAGCGGCGATCTTTTGGCGATCGCCCGCCAGCGCTTGGAATCGCTTGAGGGGGTCACGCGCACCTCCTGCCAGGTAGGTCTGGTCCATCTCGAGTCCACCGGCCCCAGCGTCGAATGGCTGCCGCACCCCCACTCTGCCCAAGTTGCTGCCCTAGCTTGGACCCCCGACGGCAACCGGCTCCTCTCCGGCGACCTGGAAGGCGATCTCCACCTCCACGACCTGCAACGACGCTCCGAGGTCCGGGTGTTCCACCAACCCCACGGTATTGAATGTCTCGATGTGGACCGCGACGGCCTGCGGGTCGCCATCGCCTCCCGCGAGGCCGTCCTCCTCTGGCATCTCGACGCTGAACGCGACTCGCTGACCCTACCCTATCCCGAGACCCTGCCGGGTGACTACGCCTTTCATCCCCGGGCCCGCTTCAGCCCCGACGGCCACCTCCTGGCCGCTATCGACGCCAAGGGCAACTTGGTCGTTTGGGATGGACGGCCCGACCCCGACGGGACGCTCCGCCAGCAACGCCGCGACCTCTTCTTCGCGCCGCTACAACGCATGCGGTGGCATCTCGACCAAGCCCGTCAAGGGATGAATGACCTCGAGTGGTCCCGCCTCCTCCATCATCTCGGTTGGGTCGGTCGCATTTTGACAACGCCGGCCATCCCCTCTTCACCCCAACCCGTCGCGGTGGCGGGCGTCGCCCCTCCTGCCCCGCTTGTTCCCGTTCCGGGGGACGGCCGCCTCCGCTAA
- a CDS encoding RNA polymerase sigma factor, translating into MSEAQAPQRGAGDLSDEALLARYRDLGRTEDFAILVKRYERELFRYLARYLNDPVLADDVFQNTFLQIHLKRGMYEDGRPVRPWLYAIATHQAVDALRKIKRHAAVSLDQPSGTAAEGETDPGALVEVLVSLEQGPLARLEATERRQIVRDAIERLPETLRHTLRLAYYQELKYREIADILEIPVGTVKSRLHAALAKLAEMVKAALNTDATEDSPRSPASNPPRSAVSERGPSAEPAGLDAPLTTETLVASPVALASEHPYLPSPPSSGEAHDPRSPR; encoded by the coding sequence ATGAGCGAGGCCCAGGCCCCCCAACGCGGCGCGGGCGACCTCAGCGACGAGGCGCTGCTGGCCCGTTATCGTGACCTGGGGCGGACTGAAGACTTCGCGATTCTGGTGAAACGCTACGAACGCGAGTTGTTCCGCTACCTCGCCCGCTACCTCAACGACCCGGTTCTGGCTGACGATGTCTTCCAGAACACGTTCCTTCAAATTCATCTCAAACGCGGTATGTATGAGGATGGACGCCCCGTGCGTCCCTGGCTCTACGCGATTGCCACCCATCAGGCGGTGGATGCGCTGCGCAAGATCAAGCGGCACGCCGCCGTTAGTCTCGACCAACCGTCTGGAACCGCCGCCGAAGGCGAAACCGACCCGGGGGCTTTGGTCGAAGTGTTGGTGAGTTTGGAGCAGGGTCCGCTGGCGCGTTTGGAAGCCACCGAGCGTCGTCAGATCGTCCGCGACGCGATTGAACGGCTCCCCGAAACACTTCGCCATACGCTGCGGTTGGCGTATTATCAGGAACTCAAGTATCGGGAGATTGCCGATATTTTGGAAATTCCGGTCGGGACAGTCAAATCCCGCCTGCACGCGGCGTTGGCCAAGCTCGCCGAGATGGTCAAGGCTGCCTTGAACACCGATGCCACCGAGGACTCTCCCCGCAGTCCCGCCTCCAACCCACCGCGGTCGGCGGTTTCTGAACGTGGCCCCTCGGCGGAACCGGCAGGGTTGGATGCGCCCTTGACCACGGAGACCCTGGTCGCTTCTCCGGTTGCCCTCGCGTCGGAGCATCCCTATCTTCCGTCTCCTCCCTCTTCGGGTGAAGCCCATGATCCCCGATCCCCTCGTTGA
- the metK gene encoding methionine adenosyltransferase: protein MSSSAADRFLFTSESVSMGHPDKMADQISDGVLDAILSQDATARVACETLLTTGLICLAGEITTTAIIDYPAVVRQIVKEIGYVSSDMGFDATTCAVMVALGKQSPDIALGVDRDGAGDQGLMFGFACDETDELMPLPIALSHRIINHLTEVRQAHKVDWLRPDSKSQVTIEYDGLKPVRIDTVVVSTQHAPHVDQKTIREFVIDEVIKPVLPTSLINGAITYHINPTGNFVVGGPHGDAGLTGRKIIVDTYGGYARHGGGAFSGKDPTKVDRSAAYMARYVAKNIVAAHLANRCEIQLAYAIGVAEPVSIHVNTYGTGKLPDSKLAEIVRRVFPLTPRGIIKHLDLRRPIYRKTASGGHFGRNDPDFTWERVDQVEALRQAAGV from the coding sequence GTGTCCTCGTCTGCCGCAGATCGTTTTTTGTTCACCAGCGAGTCCGTGTCGATGGGTCATCCCGACAAGATGGCCGACCAAATCTCCGACGGCGTGCTGGACGCCATTTTGTCCCAAGACGCGACCGCGCGGGTAGCGTGCGAAACACTCCTCACGACCGGCCTGATCTGCTTGGCCGGCGAAATCACCACCACGGCCATAATTGATTATCCGGCGGTGGTGCGGCAGATCGTCAAGGAAATCGGCTACGTCTCTAGTGACATGGGTTTCGACGCCACCACGTGCGCCGTCATGGTGGCATTGGGCAAACAGTCACCCGACATCGCCCTCGGGGTGGACCGCGACGGCGCGGGCGATCAGGGCCTCATGTTCGGCTTTGCCTGCGACGAAACCGACGAGCTGATGCCCCTGCCAATCGCGCTTTCGCATCGGATCATCAACCACCTCACCGAAGTCCGCCAGGCCCACAAGGTGGATTGGTTGCGCCCCGACAGCAAGTCGCAAGTGACCATCGAGTACGACGGCCTCAAGCCGGTGCGGATCGACACCGTGGTGGTCTCCACCCAACACGCTCCCCACGTCGATCAAAAGACGATCCGCGAATTCGTGATCGACGAGGTGATCAAGCCGGTGCTGCCCACCTCGCTGATCAACGGCGCCATCACCTACCACATCAACCCGACCGGCAACTTCGTGGTGGGCGGTCCCCATGGCGACGCCGGACTCACCGGACGCAAGATCATTGTGGACACCTACGGCGGCTACGCCCGGCACGGCGGCGGGGCGTTCTCGGGCAAAGACCCCACCAAGGTGGACCGCTCGGCCGCCTACATGGCCCGCTACGTCGCCAAGAATATCGTCGCCGCCCACCTCGCCAATCGCTGCGAAATCCAGCTGGCCTACGCTATTGGCGTCGCCGAACCCGTCAGCATTCACGTCAACACCTATGGCACCGGCAAACTCCCCGACTCCAAGCTCGCCGAGATCGTCCGTCGGGTCTTCCCCCTGACACCCCGCGGAATCATCAAACATCTCGATCTGCGCCGGCCAATCTACCGCAAGACCGCCTCGGGAGGCCACTTTGGCCGCAACGATCCCGACTTCACCTGGGAGCGAGTAGACCAAGTCGAGGCGCTGCGTCAAGCCGCTGGCGTTTGA
- a CDS encoding DUF4328 domain-containing protein, whose translation MSTALPLVHLADSAGHQTTYTRDQVADLIARGELEPDTLFWIPGMEDWRPIAEFAHHVPDVLKAQGRTRAGFTRDPAGLTRVVEWFLILQVVTGMVGLWTDWQHIQLLEDPNPDPQAWKDNQARQEFIMLAQFLASVVGGLLFLKWVARATLNSAGFLPQGAAPMRFSPTKAVVVWFIPFINLVRPYQVLADLFRIATHPTTDWNRQSAPFWLILWWLHRLACGVFAWRTTTILAAARTPDQLAEAMRLNLLAGVAGITVSLFGLVLVKALMNRQRALVEPSNPDELATSLDT comes from the coding sequence ATGAGCACCGCTTTGCCGCTTGTCCACCTGGCCGACTCCGCCGGACACCAAACTACCTACACGCGCGACCAGGTCGCTGACTTGATCGCGCGGGGCGAACTCGAGCCAGATACCCTCTTCTGGATACCCGGCATGGAGGATTGGCGGCCCATCGCCGAGTTCGCCCACCATGTTCCCGATGTCCTGAAGGCCCAGGGTCGGACTCGGGCCGGTTTCACCCGCGACCCCGCTGGATTGACCCGAGTGGTGGAGTGGTTCTTGATTCTTCAAGTCGTGACAGGCATGGTTGGTCTCTGGACTGACTGGCAACACATCCAGTTGTTGGAAGATCCCAACCCTGATCCTCAAGCATGGAAGGATAACCAAGCCCGTCAGGAATTCATCATGCTGGCGCAGTTCCTTGCCAGTGTCGTGGGAGGGCTTCTCTTCCTCAAATGGGTGGCGCGGGCCACTCTGAACTCCGCGGGGTTTCTCCCTCAAGGTGCGGCTCCAATGAGGTTCTCACCCACCAAAGCGGTGGTGGTCTGGTTCATCCCGTTTATCAACTTGGTACGTCCCTACCAAGTGCTGGCCGACCTCTTCCGGATTGCCACCCACCCCACCACTGATTGGAACCGTCAGTCGGCTCCTTTCTGGTTGATCCTCTGGTGGTTGCACCGATTGGCCTGCGGCGTCTTCGCCTGGAGAACAACGACGATCCTGGCCGCGGCCCGCACCCCAGATCAACTCGCTGAGGCGATGCGGCTCAACCTGCTGGCCGGGGTGGCGGGGATCACCGTAAGTTTATTTGGACTGGTGCTTGTCAAGGCGTTGATGAACCGTCAACGCGCCCTGGTTGAACCATCCAACCCGGACGAGTTGGCCACCTCTTTGGACACCTGA
- a CDS encoding sulfatase-like hydrolase/transferase: MDAVPSAPVVGDYGSAGSITAASWSRARHIGWLDRARWVLAFVTVGIGVGLAESGWLLYRQMRGDRLEIDVHPEFLWLTPLAQGAWGLLAGLLVAGFSWVLPRLTAITAPFLLGFLGTLAIACWFAELEPWARLILSLGAGFQAARWLRGSSPSSISTGPQRPSRVGEVDDPCFEQGDGDRLGLVARAAPIMICLSLGVMVWSLARQEWRQRPQGASSFPPVATIPGPELHATTPAASANTATAPPLPTNRTAIRNVVWIVLDTVRADALSHLGYHRETTPKLDAWARRGVTFERAIAPCSWTFPSHASMFTGLTQESYDPDLKLVLPDRAYTIAERYSDADYRTAGFVGNSSCCTQWFGLHQGFQRFDTHLLDPIVALRQPASGRRLLNVLAQSWDWVARKLDLPAPQRIPPLYRRFHSANDLNAKALAWLRRHDDRPFFLFLNYYDVHAPFLPKTTTNPRFGRPIEHWYEYAIVRMFYDLDPSRTAPSVLQFVRDAYDQCLADLDSAIDELLSELERTGRLEETLVIITSDHGESFGEHGQFGHGRLLHQEESWVPLILIAPGSPALPAGKRISTPVSLLDLPATVLDLTNHANDGTCRPAFPGQSLRRFWSQTTAQREESLPSDTTEAVYSELLPLTPDFLQHPTHHNRPLRLLVAGRYTFFRNREGREWLFDLENDPGETVNLIDSDDPVHQEAAQRLRAALAERIGRQTRF; encoded by the coding sequence ATGGACGCCGTCCCCTCCGCGCCGGTTGTAGGCGATTACGGTTCCGCCGGGTCGATCACCGCAGCCTCATGGTCACGCGCCCGACACATCGGTTGGCTTGATCGAGCGCGTTGGGTTCTGGCCTTCGTCACCGTGGGGATCGGGGTGGGGCTGGCCGAGTCGGGTTGGCTCTTGTACCGTCAGATGCGGGGGGATCGCTTGGAGATCGACGTCCACCCTGAATTCCTCTGGTTGACGCCGCTCGCCCAAGGAGCCTGGGGACTGCTCGCTGGTCTGTTGGTGGCGGGGTTTTCATGGGTTCTTCCCCGACTAACTGCCATCACCGCGCCGTTTCTGCTGGGATTTTTGGGGACGCTGGCGATCGCCTGTTGGTTCGCCGAATTGGAGCCTTGGGCGCGTCTCATCCTCTCGCTGGGTGCGGGGTTCCAAGCCGCCCGCTGGCTAAGAGGGTCGTCCCCCTCCTCAATCAGTACTGGTCCCCAACGGCCGTCCCGCGTGGGCGAGGTTGACGACCCCTGCTTTGAACAAGGCGACGGCGACCGTCTGGGACTGGTGGCGCGGGCGGCCCCTATCATGATCTGTCTGTCCCTCGGGGTCATGGTGTGGTCGCTGGCCCGCCAGGAATGGCGGCAACGTCCCCAGGGAGCAAGTTCCTTCCCCCCCGTAGCGACGATCCCCGGTCCTGAGCTCCACGCGACCACCCCCGCCGCTTCGGCCAATACCGCGACGGCACCCCCGCTCCCGACCAATCGGACCGCGATCCGCAACGTGGTCTGGATCGTGCTGGACACCGTGAGGGCCGATGCCCTGAGCCATCTGGGCTACCACCGCGAAACCACACCTAAACTAGACGCCTGGGCGCGACGCGGCGTCACCTTCGAGCGAGCGATCGCGCCGTGTTCCTGGACATTTCCCTCTCATGCGTCAATGTTCACGGGACTCACCCAGGAGTCCTACGACCCCGACTTGAAGCTGGTGTTGCCCGACCGGGCCTACACCATCGCCGAACGGTATTCCGACGCGGATTACCGCACCGCCGGCTTCGTGGGCAACTCTTCCTGCTGCACCCAATGGTTCGGCCTGCATCAAGGATTTCAACGCTTCGACACCCATTTGCTCGATCCGATCGTTGCGCTTCGGCAACCCGCCAGCGGGCGGCGATTGCTCAACGTCCTCGCGCAGAGTTGGGACTGGGTGGCTCGCAAGCTCGACCTGCCAGCCCCCCAGCGAATTCCCCCGCTCTACCGTCGGTTCCACTCCGCCAACGACCTCAACGCCAAAGCGCTGGCTTGGCTGCGACGACACGACGACCGCCCCTTCTTCCTCTTCCTCAACTACTACGACGTTCACGCGCCGTTTCTGCCCAAGACTACCACCAACCCGCGGTTTGGTCGCCCCATCGAACATTGGTACGAGTACGCGATTGTCCGAATGTTCTACGATCTCGACCCTAGCCGAACCGCGCCTTCGGTGCTACAGTTCGTGCGGGATGCCTACGACCAATGTCTGGCTGACCTCGACTCCGCCATCGACGAGCTTCTGAGTGAACTGGAGCGAACCGGCCGACTCGAGGAGACGCTGGTGATCATCACCTCCGACCACGGCGAATCGTTCGGCGAACACGGCCAGTTCGGCCACGGCCGCCTGCTTCATCAGGAGGAGAGCTGGGTGCCGCTCATCCTGATTGCGCCGGGATCGCCGGCCCTCCCTGCTGGTAAGCGTATCTCCACCCCGGTTTCGCTGCTGGACCTGCCCGCGACCGTGTTGGACCTGACCAACCACGCCAACGACGGCACGTGTCGTCCAGCGTTTCCCGGACAATCGCTCCGTCGCTTTTGGTCCCAAACCACCGCTCAGCGGGAGGAGAGTCTCCCCAGCGACACGACCGAAGCGGTTTACTCCGAACTGCTGCCGCTGACGCCCGACTTTCTCCAACATCCCACCCACCACAACCGTCCTCTGAGGTTGCTGGTCGCCGGCCGCTACACCTTTTTTCGGAACCGGGAAGGTCGGGAATGGCTGTTCGACCTGGAGAACGATCCTGGCGAGACGGTCAACCTGATCGACTCCGACGACCCGGTTCACCAGGAAGCGGCTCAACGCCTCCGCGCAGCTTTAGCTGAACGGATAGGAAGACAAACCCGCTTCTGA